Proteins encoded in a region of the Balaenoptera musculus isolate JJ_BM4_2016_0621 chromosome 5, mBalMus1.pri.v3, whole genome shotgun sequence genome:
- the LOC118895846 gene encoding 60S ribosomal protein L31-like has translation MALAKKGSKKKKGWSAINEVVTRENTVNIHKCIHAVGFKRAPRALKEIRIFAMKEMRIPDVCIGTRLNKSVWANGIRNVPYHIHVRLPRKHNEDEDSPNKLYTLVTYLPLATFKNLQTVNVDENQLLIVQ, from the coding sequence ATGGCTCTCGCAAAGAAGGGAAGCAAGAAGAAGAAGGGCTGGTCCGCCATCAATGAGGTGGTGACCAGAGAAAACACTGTCAACATTCACAAGTGCATCCATGCAGTGGGTTTCAAGCGCGCCCCTAGGGCACTCAAAGAAATCCGGATATTTGCCATGAAGGAGATGAGAATTCCAGATGTATGCATTGGCACCAGGCTCAACAAATCTGTCTGGGCCAACGGAATAAGGAATGTCCCATACCATATCCACGTGCGGTTGCCCAGAAAACATAATGAAGATGAAGATTCACCAAACAAGCTCTATACGCTGGTTACCTACCTACCTCTCGCCACTTTCAAAAATCTGCAGACAGTTAATGTGGATGAGAACCAACTGCTGATTGTCCAATAA